In Triticum aestivum cultivar Chinese Spring chromosome 5B, IWGSC CS RefSeq v2.1, whole genome shotgun sequence, the following proteins share a genomic window:
- the LOC123111196 gene encoding uncharacterized protein has protein sequence MDAVAFPPPPAPFLDDDFDFGDFAFAPAAPQPAPLAPQPATFAAFDDDWGDFVASSLGFSPDGLSAPAIPPTGKPAAGAWEKPRGPLPLSLFGADDKEEEEEKDEVPVGPPPPTSTVHQRAPSFGSKASSPADLKDLIVGLYGSQPPPTPDAPQPGALEEVDDDGFGDDGWEFKAAPSSDAGQDGAGQADGGGIEGMPKSLGSDQKDWSLFTGVNNELNLQTTDHVRNHESTGQSVKTFSYSPDNSSSILNLYKESKFVDAVQVPQSCSESVVSSSDMFSNNEVNSSFGTDENHSIKSGSDNILVDFYHKLREESMAMIFRYNKDIKEAQKSSAHSDGNKKETAIEREIQEIWEKLRDSSLAEGFRIEEQPSRDESISGLLNSTKEEHIKDFEQHYHLAEKIALAQHDMSLAVELYKHSVSTLHTLGLASKEEQCDYVAAWYSMFLSCAQELQHGAVLWQESCHAKVHDLVVSEGANWFVALGEIYRVAHLLHLSLQYFKPWVLADPGMFSKMLACWDSCINAWTSGLETALKTVVDSNHLAAPAGKALLESIISINELEVANFQHCLANNELTCRLTLLPTGLLQGGEVVVWNGNHYFVKVANFWANRVSSDPPRLSLVHISSMDSTSNSCLPC, from the exons ATGGACGCCGTCGCGTTCCCGCCGCCTCCGGCCCCTTTCCTCGACGACGACTTCGATTTCGGGGACTTCGCTTTCGCCCCTGCTGCGCCCCAGCCTGCACCTCTGGCTCCGCAGCCGGCTACTTTTGCGGCCTTCGACGACGACTGGGGCGACTTTGTGGCGAGCTCCCTCGGATTCAGCCCGGATGGCCTGTCCGCACCCGCCATCCCGCCTACGGGCAAGCCAGCCGCCGGCGCCTGGGAGAAGCCCCGGGGCCCGCTCCCCTTATCCCTGTTTGGAGCcgatgacaaggaggaggaggaggagaaggatgaAGTGCCTGtcgggccgccgccgcccacgtCCACGGTGCACCAGCGGGCACCGTCGTTCGGATCCAAAGCCTCGAGCCCCGCGGATCTCAAGGACCTCATCGTCGGCCTCTACGGATCTCAGCCTCCGCCCACCCCCGACGCACCACAGCCGGGTGCGCTGGAGGAGGTGGACGATGACGGGTTTGGAGATGACGGTTGGGAATTCAAGGCTGCCCCCTCGTCTGATGCCGGCCAGGATGGAGCCGGACAAGCGGACGGAGGTGGAATTGAG GGTATGCCAAAATCATTGGGCAGCGACCAGAAAGATTGGTCACTATTTACTGGTGTCAATAATGAACTGAACCTCCAGACTACAGATCATGTCAGAAATCATGAGTCCACAGGACAAAGTGTGAAGACCTTCAGCTATTCTCCAGATAATAGTTCATCCATACTCAACTTGTACAAAGAATCTAAATTTGTCGATGCTGTTCAAGTTCCTCAAAGTTGTTCCGAAAGTGTAGTCAGCTCTTCTGATATGTTCTCTAACAATGAAGTG AACTCTTCGTTTGGAACAGATGAAAACCATTCCATTAAATCAGGAAGCGACAATATTTTGGTTGATTTCTACCATAAGCTGAGAGAAGAATCCATGGCAATGATATTCCGGTATAATAAGGATATTAAG GAGGCCCAGAAGAGTTCTGCACATTCTGATGGAAACAAAAAAGAGACAGCAATCGAAAGGGAGATCCAG GAAATCTGGGAGAAACTACGAGATTCTTCGCTGGCAGAAGGATTTCGCATTGAGGAACAGCCTTCGAGGGATGAGAGTATTTCTGGACTGCTTAACAGTACCAAAGAGGAACACATAAAGGATTTTGAGCAGCACTATCATTTAGCAGAGAAAATAGCACTG GCACAGCATGACATGAGTTTGGCAGTTGAACTTTACAAGCATAGTGTGTCAACCCTACATACCTTAGGACTAGCATCCAAAGAGGAGCAATGTGATTATGTCGCCGCATGGTACAGTATGTTTCTTTCCTGTGCTCAGGAATTGCAGCATGGAGCAGTGCTTTGGCAAGAATCTTGTCATGCGAAAGTCCATGATCTAGTAGTTTCTGAAG GTGCAAATTGGTTTGTTGCTCTTGGGGAGATCTACAGAGTTGCACACCTCTTGCATTTGTCATTGCAGTATTTCAAGCCTTGGGTTCTTGCGGATCCCGGGATGTTTAGTAAAATGTTGGCTTGTTGGGACAGCTGCATTAATGCATGGACTAGTGGTTTAGAAACAGCTCTTAAAACAGTTGTTGACAGCAATCACTTAGCTGCACCCGCTGGTAAAGCTCTTCTGGAGTCCATCATCAGTATTAATGAACTTGAAGTGGCCAATTTTCAACATTGTCTTGCCAACAACGAGTTGACATGCCGACTAACACTTCTGCCAACTGGTCTTCTACAAG GAGGGGAAGTGGTTGTGTGGAACGGTAATCACTATTTTGTTAAAGTTGCCAATTTTTGGGCAAATCGGGTATCTTCGGACCCTCCTCGGCTTTCACTCGTTCACATCTCTTCAATGGACAGTACAAGCAATAGCTGCCTGCCTTGTTGA